The Elgaria multicarinata webbii isolate HBS135686 ecotype San Diego chromosome 7, rElgMul1.1.pri, whole genome shotgun sequence nucleotide sequence gtaatcatcatcatcatcatcattataaaaGCAGAACTTACATTATGTTGGCTAATATGGCACAGCCGGATGTAATGAGCATCACTGTAGCTTCAATTTCATAATGTGGGTGCAGCAGCCTCAGGATGGCTAAATATGTCAACACACCGGTCACCACCCAAATGACGATCATTGACAGGAAAGCTCCAAGAATTTCTAGTAGTTCAAATAACCATTAAGAATAATTTCCCTAAAATATGTGGTCAAGTCAATGAAAAGCTGTTACTATTCGATTATTTTGATGGTCATTCCATTGCACCAGGCACCCATGGGTAGTGTAGTACTGTGTAAGAATCTCAATTCtgtagcctagctatagttatccatgctctgataacctctcgcttggattactgcaatgcgttatacgtggggctgcctttgaaaacggtccggaagcttcagctggtacaaaatagggcagcaaggttattaacagggactggccggtgagatcacattatgccagtccttttccagcttcattggctgccagtccaggtccgggcccaattcagagtgctggtattgacatttaaagccctaaacggtttggggccaggttatctgaaggaacgcctcctcccatatgtacctacccggaccttaagatcatctacaggggcccttctccgtgagcccctgccaaaggaagtgaggcaggtggctactaggaggagggctttctccgctgtggcaccccggctgtggaacgagctccccagagaggtccgcttggcgcctacactgtactgctttcgtcgccagctgaagacctttttattcactcagtattttaacacttaattttaacttaaatttaaattttactgttttaactctgtattttaatcttatatcaactttgctgtgtggttttatcctggttgcgctttttatactgtatttcgtaattgtgttttaacctgttgggtgttttattgtggttttaatttttgtgaaccgcccagagagcttcagctattgggcggtataaaaatgtaataaataaataaataaataaataaaattctcagcTTTCTCACCAAACTCCATTTTCCCAGAATTTCGTtagggaagccatgacagttaaagtgccacaacacatttatttatttgagagccttctctgcagtggccccacacctttatAACAAcctgccattggaggtctgccatgctctgtcattgcaggtttttaagaaggccttgaaatatttttaccatggccttcttaTGATatgactgctgctgttgctgctattgttgctgctggtttttattgttggcgtttactgcttttattgttattttattgtgtttatattttattgcttttaatatttaaattgtttttatgaattttattgctgtaagctaccttgggagagcatctgccctgaaagacagccaagaaatgttttaaataaataaataaaataaataaaatgtatttacatCATTTGTATGCCATACAATTAACAATGCCCTCTGGACGGTCAGCATGTaaagttaaaaaccataaaaagtaatGAACAAGAAAACCAAATGGAAAAATAAACAGCAATACCCACAGTACAAAactaaataaaaccagcaacagcaaAATGTTACATTAGCACAGCAGAGCTAAAAATGCTGAAGAACTTAAAATGATCTTAAAacacctgggaaaataaagaggtcttccCTTGACACTAAAaaaacctatctatctatctatctatctatctatctatctatctgtcactggctctgttcagaagcaccttaaaccacagttttaaccatggtggttaagccagaaagccaggctgtgttcagaagacaccttaaaccatggctttaaccacggtgaatgaggccatggtttaaggtgtcttctgaacggggccactttTTAAGTGCCAGGTGAGCATCTCTGGGGATGGCATTCCACATTGGGATACCACCACAGATGGCATGCACATAACTGGTTGTGAGAGGGAAAAATATCCCTTAGAAAATTGAATTACTTTAGAAGTGCTTCCCCAAATATTAATCACATATCTTTTGCCAGGGTCTTTACGAGCAGTCAACAGCCGAGAGGCCCCAAGTTCAAATCCAGTCCCCTGCCTGTCCCTGCCCCAAGTTGGTAACTTAAAGGTAAAAGAGATGTTAGCAAAATGGCAACTGTAGTAACAGGACTTGTAACCCAGATGACAGGCTACCCAGCAGATGGTGGCCACAtctgtttcccccctcttctcaGTGGGGCTCACCAGAAAAACTAGATGCTGAGTGAGCAACAATTGGTGTTTGATCTCTTCATCCTATTGATTGGTAACAGGAGGAACTTTTCCTATCTTGCATGGTCATACTTCATGACATTTAGTGCCTACCTGCTCTGTGCCATCCGTATGTTAATCTCTTACTGGGAGGTTTAGAAGACAGCCACAGAGAGAAGATGCTGATCAAGAAGCTCATCAAGTCAACCAAAATGTGGGCAGCATCCGTGATGATTGCGAGGCTCCCTGCGATGTGGCCACCTGGGTCAAAGCAAACCATGTTGATTTCTGACCCCAAGCAAACAAAATAGCTTTTTTAAAGAATCGCACAAAGGACACAGAAGAGGGGTAGATTTTCCACCACTTGAAACTATATGTCAGCCTTCCTCCAACCTGTTGTCATCCAGATGTtggcctttggccatgctggctggggatgatgggatagtagtccaacacatctgaagggcatcaggttggggaagaataaCATATGTTTCCCTTGCAGTGGTAACTGACCCATGCCTTGAGGAATGTTACAATGGATGCTGGTTCTTCCGAGTATAATGCATTTGCTTGGGCTCTTGCGATCATATCTGAATATTCTTTTCACTTCTAACTGCAAGAGCTATATTCCCAGGCCAGAGCTACATACATCCTACACACATACTCTCTCACACAAATATTGtgccaaaaatgcacactttgctACTATATCAGATAAAGAACTGCTCTTTGTTCTGTACAATtttgaacttttctacacaaggtatttATAATGTGTTTCTCATTCCCTACTTGTTTATGAGTTGTTTAGATGATGCTGTatccctccagtttcacttctgtttttacaCAGCATTTTCGGCGAgttcttttagagcagggaaaatgggatatttaactgtaaaagtgaaagaaactgcattttccatttgcagaattgcactattctgctataccacagtgccacctagaggttatgtagtggaaaagcaggaaagaaaatggtcttggtgtagtgctcagatttcagttctgtgacaaaaccaaaagtagatacagcgggtTAACagttttgtgtagaaaagctcttattgTTCAAatatttgttgctgttttaaaaatgggtttttGGCAAGGAATGAAGTGATGGAAGGgaatggaaagagagaaagacaagACTGCAGTGCAGGTCTGGGTGTGCTTTCTTGGGGCAACGTCCTCTCAGTGGGCCCCTTGGCCTGAGTGGGTTCACTTCCTCCTCACTGCTGTTGCCACAGCCACTTGCTTGATCAACTGGCACCAGCTCCCAGAGGAGGAAATATAGGTGGCaaggcatttttattattattattttattattacatttatatcctgcttttttttatttcacaaggaacccaaagtggctcacataggcctcctcctctccatattatcctcaaaacaaaaaccagagccatgaagctcactgggtgactttgggtgggtcactgactctcaggctaactcacagggttgttgtggagataaaatggagaggatgaagaggaccataaaagctgccttgggttcattgcaagaggggaaaaggtgggatataaatgtaataatgaatgaatgaatgaatgaccccacgaggtaggttaggttgagagtcaggaactggcctaaagtcaccagagtgagcttcatagccaagtaggcactagaatagggtgaccatatttgggaaaccaaaaaagaggacacatagtgtgtgtgtcgggaagcagctttctgagtcctgcagaaagtacgttattcccccgccaccttaaagaacccgattggagtggaggaggggaaaggatttcattctgcaccaccaccatccactccaattggggccttttctataaagtccacgaatgacccactttcctctttaagacctcaattggagctcggggtgggggaatgatgtgcctcaagaaagcatgtcattccctcctgccatgctaatggcagccttaaaggggaaggtgtgtcattccaggatattattgaaaattatagaaaatcctccctgacactatggaaagaacaaaaaccaggacaaatccgtggaaatcctgacagttggtcaccctacactagaacctggatctccagagtcCTGgtgcaacactctaaccactacactacactggctctcttggaGGTTACTTTGGAGGTTACTGCACCTTCTCCTTACCTGGAGGCACTAGGGACTGGAAGTGGGCCCCTTTCTGGTGTGGAGGCATCTCTGCAGGTGCCTACAATGCCCATCCCTGATGTTGGCCTGTTCAGTTAGTACTTTTGGGAGTGGGAGAGACCATTCATGACTGAGATTATCTTTGAACCAGAATCTTTCCATCCTAAAGTTCACATTCATAGAGCCCCTTCTTGCATTATTAGGGCAGCATGGTAGATACTGCAGAATGTCTCCTTCCTGTGCCACTAggacagggctgcagaacctctttcagcccaaaggttaaattccattttggagaacttGTGCAGAAGGACACTGCAAAAGGAGATAGGAACAAGGGCACAAAGGAAAGGACACAAAATAccagccttaggagaagcatttcaaaccTTAATAATTGGGAGGAGGCACATGAAAGCAAGGGAACCATGAAATTATTGGTGGTTGGAGAAAAGAAACCTAGAGGGCCAAGTAAGGACCCAGGAGGACCACATTTGCTCCCAAGCCTAAGGTTCAAACAACCCTCCACTAGGAGCTTTTCTGCGCAAGGTTTTTATTGCGCACTTGTCactccctactcatggttgttcagaggttctttagatgatgacatcatgaccctcctttgcttttgtttttaaagagtttgtttgtttgttttagacaaGAGTGAATGTgcatatttgtgctattctgctacaccacagtgccacctagaggttatgtagcagaaaagcaggaaagaaaacactctttgtgtagcaCTTGGAGCTCAATTCTGGGAAAGTAGATAGAGCGGTTTAACAACCTTTCGTAGAAAGCCCCTAGGATAACATAAGAAGCTACAAGAGCCCATTAACGTGCCTCTTTCCCATGCCAACAATGTCATGTAAGAAGGGGACCTGAGACACTATCGCTTGCACTTGCTCTTAAGAATGGGATGGAAAGATAACGTTTTCTCTCCTTACTTTAAAGATAAATGCTTCGTGCAGAATAGCAACTTCTTTCATTGTTTTGTAATGAAGCTCCCAGCTAATGGCACTTGTGATTGAGTGATACTCACAGCAACTGTTTATTGCTTTGCCCACAAACACAGCAGTAGGAATTGTCAGTCAGTCAGTCGTCAATCATCCAGCAAGGGCAGTCTagactgattttttttctaaaaaaattaaaatatggctCATTCATTGCCATAGTTCCCAGAGACTGCTGTCTCTACCAGCATGGGATGACTGGTTTAACAGAGTTTAACTCTCCTGTTTGCTGCTTAGGTTGTCATTGCCAGAACTGAAATGctgcacaaaagaaaaaagaaagccttCTGCTGTTAACAAATCATCTGGCCACTCAAACACCTTCCAGGCTTCAGCCTGCTGTTTATATGAGGTTGTTCACCTTGCGCCGCTTCAACAAATGACTAACTGGAGTTAAGAAGCACGCAGCAATACCCCGAAAGGATCGTCACCTGGAGCCAAATGAATGACACGCATAACTGCACAACAGATTCAAGCTACAGCCCTGTGTAGACGTTCATCGAATCACAGTGAGAATCATGTGAGGAGAAGACTGGACCGCCCCTCAGTCACATCCTCAACAAGAGACATCGAATTACATTATTGCGCATGGGTTTGGTGGCAGATTGAGAGGCTCTTGCCTGGGGGACACTGTGTAagaagttttgtcccaatcctgcaaacttccagcgGTTCGGAGGTAAAACAGTGCCATTGCTCGGGTTGGAGGACAGAAGCGAACAGGGGGCAGAGGGGTGattcaaattacacacagtagcttaagaagctactcacagtagcttattggCTCATTTGCATACCAGGGGATTGTGAGCTATTTAGAAGATAAGCTACTgggagtagcttattaacccatcatggactATTATTATGTTTGGACACAGCCATTATGACGGGGAGATGGAGAGATCCTATATTTCCCAAAGCCCCCAGGACCTGCTTAATTGAATAGAGCTTCCATATTGCTGTAATACCTTTCTTAGGCCAACCCAAAGTTCACAAATGTTTTCTGTGATTTTTTTGGTTGGTCTAATAAAGGTATGAAGGCAGCatggattttggaaattttcCACCCTCCAGTTCTAGCCCTGCAGACTACCTTtgcaaaaaagggagaaatgaatacagctgcaatcctatacacgtttactTGGGAGTATTGAATCCAATGTGGCTTACTTTTTGAGTATGTCCAATGGGCTTTACTCCAATCTaaatgtgtatgggattgcagcctctcACTGATATAGTGATTAAGATTTCTTCAATTGTTTCTTCAATAGACACATGTGCACTGtagcaggagctacactactgctttataatggtattgaagtgcactgacaactgttagggcccattgacacattccatataccgttttcaaaccgttttcaaagcattatatcctgcttggtgtagatctggacacacagacacacacatgacAGACAACAATAGTAAATTTTCACCTATGATTTCAGCAGTCATGAAGATGATGCAGACAACTGATGCTGCACAAAGCTTTCGCCTGGCCTTGCATTGCTCTCTTTTTCTGCTCTCATGGGCCTTTGAGTAGGTATGGCAGTGACGCACTGAACAAGACCCAGGATCTTCTGCTTCCTCGTGGTGGTTTGTGGTATTTGAATTATTCTGCAGCAGATCACTGCTATGTGAGGTAGAGGAAAAGAAAGCTGAAATTTACCCCCGTTATTTGTAAGTAGGGCTGCGTATTCTCCCTGTACTAGCCTCCTTCCCCAATTCTGTGCCAAAGAAAGTAACATTCTGTAAGCCTTACAGTCTAAGATGAATAAAATATAAGCCCCCAACCCTGCAAGCTCTGTCTGCCTACCTCTGGCATCTAGGCTTTTATCCGACATTGACCACATACATTCATGCTCATCTGTGTAGCTACAAGGACTAGAGCCTGGCTTCTTTTAATCAAAGCAAAGACATCTGAGATCCTTAAGATGCAGGTTATATGTCAAACTGGAAATGAAtttatgtttctttaaaaatcaaacaccCATTAAAAATACTTTGAGCCTGTGGTGTATATATGTCCGAACCCTTCGAAGCCTGTGCTGTTTGTGTAGTTCTATTTCATTAATTTATTGGCCTGCTTGTTTTATGAACCACTATTCAGAGGGACCTTGAATCAATTACGTGCCAATAATGCTCTCCAAAATCTTTTTACAATTAATTGGGCTTCCTATGCTACAATAAATTTGCTAAGCACAGAACTGTTTCTGTCTGCCCTTGACTGGGGTCGATGAACCATTGATATCATTACAGTGTGACTCAGATGGAGGTATATAAAATCCATCAATCTGAAGTGAGGCATGGATGAGTGTGTGTGTCAATATTCCTTTGATGTGACTGTGATAAATAACAAAAATGAGTATGATGGTTATAAATTTGATGATAAATGCAGATATTCACATATGTATAGACTTACAGGGTACATTTATCAATGATAGTTTGTGCCTCCCCCGCTTCATTTCATTACCTCAGGTGTGACCCACTCAAACCCTTTCCCACATTGTGGCTTCATTTTTTCCATCAACTGTTAGCACCTGGGCAACAAACACGTCATCTAGTCATtgccttccccactatggtcaCGTGTATTGTATTCGTATTTAAAATGCAGTAATTATCTctacattttcacacacacacacacacacacacacacacacactcatatgcAAGTGCTATGCAAAACTATATcattttttgtcctcttttttggtgatacctAAGTGGCCACTCTACCTGTTCTACAATTGTCCTGatcttggaaggggcctataaggccattgagtccaactccctgctcaatgcaggaatccaccttaaagcatacctgacagatggctatctactgcctcttgaatgcctaaagtcacccaggctagatctacaccaaaccattttaaagtggtaATGTAGATCTTGCCCCAGTggacttccatggccaagtggggactagaacccagatttcctgactcccagtccaacactctaaccactacaccacactggctttgagCATTCATGAGGCACTTGAACAGTTTAAAGTCAAGGGACGCTTTGTTTTCTTCCCTctttggaggaatccattttgaaGGACAGAGTGATAAGCAAGAGGAGAGACGGACAGCTCTTGACTACTCATAGAGCTGGCTTTGTAGTCTCTATATGCTCCAAGCTGAGTGCCTACCAAGGCTTTAGAACTTGCCAGGGTGTTTCGTTTCCTCAGGTTCTCCAATATATGAAAGTAAGACCATCCTGATCCAATGCATTTTTTCTTTTACCCAGAAATAACTCCCATTTTGTTCAAAGTACAATAAGTTCCAAATTAGTTCATTGacagactggggaatgctgggagttgtaggattattattattttgtctgtctaaacaccAATAGGATTCTGTCCTTAGAAATATTTGGAAGGAAACCTATCATAGGAAAAGGGAGTGGGAACCAAGTTTAAGTAAAAAGGAACTAAAgttttaaatacattaaattcAATATTTAAGTTAAGTGGCTTAAAATTATATAGGATgggaaaatataataaaaacatttaatcTGTAATCCATAATTTACTTATCCCATGTTAATGAGACTTTTGAAGTAAGCAACGTTACAGCTCACAGCAATCCTAGAACTGAgatttgttttaaagcaataatgAACTTGCTTGTTTCAGTATTCTTCCAAACATAAACTGATAGCACAAAATAGGTACATTGTTGATTACCTGTGGAGAGTCAAGGAGTACTTCTTGCCAATTCTACCATTCACAAGGCAAGCCTTTTCAAGGCCTTTCTTGGTTGCCATGATGGTCACCTTTCTCCCAAAGATGTCACTTTTTGGATGCTGAAGAAGAGTTAAAAAACCACTGCCCACGTTTCTGAGATAAATTCTGTCTCAAATCTTCTCAAGAGACCCAATACCAGTGCAGTTGGTTAGAGGGCATCTGTAACTTACACAGAGGTTGAATATGATCTGTTGGAAGGTCTCTGTAGCTTAATGGATCCCTCCTTTCTGTCTGCCCCCAAGTGACACAATGGGAGCTCTTTCCCCCCTCACAGAACATGAGAAGAGTCTGCAGCGATACCTTTGTGCGCTATTTGCTGACTCAGGCTCTCAGGCATGGTCACACACATGCAACAGGTGGTTAGAGAACAAGCTCAATTTCTTTGAAACAACTGAACTACTGTTCACCTCTCACAGCTTTAGCATAGACCCAGTTCTTTGACCTGAAGGGACGCAAAGCTGTTTAAGCCGAAGGGAGGCTTCTTAACAGATTTCTCTCACACTTTTGGATTTTCCCTCTGCAAAGATGCCTTTGTTATTCCCAGTAAGGGCTCCATGTGTTTAATGCCTCTAATCATTTTTACAGCTAAAAGGAgcagtttcgtgtgtgtgtgtgtgtgttgaaatggATCTTCTTGgcaactaagagctccatcatacatgggggaaggatctacactactgcttttaaagcactttgaaaatgttttgaaacctgtatatgcagtgtgtcctggtccccaacagttgtcaaaactgttataaagcgctttaaagtgctttaaagcagtagtgtagatcccccctgggttAACACACTCtgtaccttcgcttctccacccatgttttcattcctcagttacttccgctttcaaaagaggaagtacagaacaagtatgaggcccattgagcctgctgctctaatggcactgcttctcctgcacacagcaagagagagcagcaattccgagtttaaaaaaaaatcagacttaatgaggggtggggtttttttggtcactcaaagaaggccagaaggggtggaaggggtgcAGGAGGCatacaatgtcatgtgagggacctgagcaaactccgtgagtacccagtaacgagcgtgcaataaaacgcttgtcagatggagctttaagagtgtaggaaatggaataatgggctcaagttacaaaacgccagattctggctggacatcaggaaaaacttgctgactgttagagaagtatgacaatggaaccagttacctagggaggttgtgggctctcccacactagaggcattcaagaggcagctggacaatcatctgtccggtatgctttaaggtggattcctgcattgagcagggggttggacttgatggccttataggtcccttccaactctactattctatgattctaaagaagAACACAagtgataacctctcatctggaatactgcaatgcattatatgtggggctgcctttgaaaatggtctggaaacttcagctggtccaaaacagggcagcgagattgagctttatcacaccagcattatgctgtgcaatcactgcgaattgcatacaaaggactcagaagttttccatcttataatctgcttttattgtgaagtactcccatgtatcctgccttaattgtgcaataaagcaaaaagattcgctgtatttagcccctaccttttgagcgtatcttccgagacGCCACTGGGGCGttggagcaggattttaaagaaatgcttacatctgcgtaagctttaaagataaagacatgaaaattggcacagtaatagatattagggagagctttaagcataccaaatttgaattgaattgggcatccattgattttttatgattttttttacatttccccccttaaactcacttcctggtatgcaaaggattgctgtcgcctggtagcaaaaccaacaacaaccgcgaaatttagcactacggggataatccgagggaagcaggtacgtgggatgaagtttaTTGTTAACAGGAAAAGCTCCTtctgatgagtgttttactgcatgctctgGGTTGCtgacatgatgtcgtctgcctcttgtgcgtcttccaccccttctgaccTTCCATGCGCcgcaacccacccacctacccaccagaaaaagtctggttgctgctctctcctgccggactgaatgggcctcgttacttcctgttttcaggaagcgacatcggGGCAACGGGAGCCAcgcgtttctacctagatgtgatggggctttagatggccaacatgatcatattatgccattACTTTCCCATCTGCCCTTGCTGACAATCCATTTCTGGGCTTGATTCAAAAtggtggtattaacattcaaagccctaaatggcttggggccaagttacctgaaggatcatctcttgCCACTCTTACCTGTCATTGTGCCCACTGGActtacctgggcaggatctacactactgctttaaagcgctttataacagttataaagcgctttaactgctttaaagcactataaaactgttataaagcgctttaaagcagtagtgtagatccggccctggtggcAACAGGCAGGAGTGCTCTGAGAGGCACTATGAGCATCACCAGGTGACTCAAACCACCTAGACTCAAAGTGACGCTAcctcaggggcattgtgggaaattaatatGGAAGGTCAATGCAGCCACCCAGTGATGTTTAGTGcaagccagattttttttaaatgaagtcaAGCATATTGCTCCCAAGTCAAGCATATTGCCCCCatgcagggctggctccaggtttgtgggtggggggaggggcagagcaAAATGACCTATGGTGGGCTTCATCCTTTGCCAGTGCCCCATACCCCCATCCACAGCTTACCTAGTGGCAGCAGGCAGCAGTGCTATGAGCAGCACCGgctgacttaggccctttctacacctaagaattatcccaggaaaatagagggatcatccctgcgcgttcccgggatcccctgtgtgtcatttgcatgcgcaGGGATGTTCCCgggcgatcccaggataaatggctggtgtagacatgcccttagactaGCCATTATTTTCATTTCCCACCATGTGCTGGAACAGGGGTGTGTCATTTCTGATGCTGCtcaactacaactaccatcatccagAAAAGGAGGGCAATGGTTTGCATAaactttgcacatgctaatttatattacagatgcaaatgtagaaataattactatagtttaaaaaggaatccagtacatctcgccatagtgtggaagactgtgaccaaatGGCcggtgtgccttgctcagtctgctgtggaTGAGCTACTTCAAGGCCCGgctctcccttctgatgcttCTTTAGCCTTTAAATTGGCCTTGgactgggcaacccttcaaacaggAGATGCCTTCAAAATACAGAATAGTcctttggcaacccttcaaagACAGGA carries:
- the SLC30A8 gene encoding proton-coupled zinc antiporter SLC30A8 encodes the protein MATKKGLEKACLVNGRIGKKYSLTLHSSDLLQNNSNTTNHHEEAEDPGSCSVRHCHTYSKAHESRKREQCKARRKLCAASVVCIIFMTAEIIGGHIAGSLAIITDAAHILVDLMSFLISIFSLWLSSKPPSKRLTYGWHRAEILGAFLSMIVIWVVTGVLTYLAILRLLHPHYEIEATVMLITSGCAILANIILSLTLHQTGHGNFPGAHQACDHRSAPERMLASTNASVQAAFVHAIGDLFQSISVLISALVIFFKPEYKMADPICTFVFSIFILGTTITILWDILLVLMEGTPKGLSYDAVKERILAMDKVESVHSFHLWSLTMNQTVLSAHIVTVDAADKQQVLNEVTEVLFGTYNFHAVTLQIEPKAHQKPDCIFCQDPSD